ggctgcCAGTGTTAACAGCCCCCAGGGGAGACCCCGCGGGCACTGCGCTCCCCTCCGCAGGACACCTACCCACGACCATCCAGATGGCAAACCGCACCCAGGTGCCAGCACTCAGCTGTACCATCAGCAGGATATTAACGAAGATGCTGAAGATCGGCAGGAGCGGGAGGAAAGGTACCTGCGAGGGACAAGAGCTGCCATGTCAGCTGTGACTTGAGAGACCCGGCTGGGCTTGAGGATGCTCCTGGCCAGGGAGGGATCCCACCCCTGCCACAGGCCAGAGAGCACTTTCACCCTGGGGACTGCGCCTCAGAGAGCCACGTCTCGAGGCCCTGGGCTCTCCTGGATGGTGACTGCCGGGCAGCGAGCCCTGGCAGACCCTGCAATGGCCCAGACCCTACCGGGGGTCCGCGGGGGTGCAGAtgctgagctgctgggggctgcactCACTTTGAAGTTCAACCGCGCGTTGCTCTGCGGCTGCCTCCAAACGATGATGGTGGGAATGAGCAGAGCCAcgaggagcagcaccagggctACGATCCAGCCCACGCTGGCGTCCTTCAGCGCGTTTACCTTGAGGGTCAGGACGATGCAGATGACCGTGATGAGTGTGGCTGCAAGAGACGGGGCAGTCAGGTGGCTGCATGGCATGTGGTCTCTCTGGGACCCCAAGCCTCACCAACGGCTGGGCTGAGGCACCCACTCCTCTCAGTCAGGTACAGTTCCAGCACATGCTGTCTCCAACACCCACCCCAAAGTCTCGGGAAAGCACTTTGCGGGGGGAATTCACCAGCCCAACAAGTTGAGGGGAGCCTGCGCCACACCTGGCTGAGCCGCCCTGTTCTGGCAGCACAATGAAGCCATCAATGGATGGATCAAACCTTGCTGGCCGAGCCTCAGCACTCTCGAGGGGCTGGGGAACACCCTCACTGGGTGGCCAGCCTGGGCCAGGCTCATCACAGGGAGCTCCCACGACAACCCGCACATGCCCAGCTTAGCCCCCATGTCGTCCATCAGCCCCCGTGCACCCCAAACCCCAGCTGTGCTCTACACCTGGCACCCTGCTCAGCACAGAGCGGGTCCCACGCCTGCTGGTGCTGCCAACAGTAGCTGGCAGCCTGTGctgctcagcccctctcctccgcCCGGAGAACCCACCATCCATCCCTTCCCAGCTCGGTGGAGATGCGCCAAAACGCTCCAGCCCCTGGCAGGAGGGCGACATCAGCCGCTGCCTCCTGCTCACTCACCGATGACCGAGACACAGACGTAGACAATGCGTCCTGAGAGCGCAGTGGGGGTGTTTGTGGGCGGGTTGAAGAGCGTGGCCAGGGACAACGTCTCCTTCTGCTGGGCGCTGGTGGTGGCGATGGTCGGGTTCATGATCACCCTCTCCTCCTCGTTCCCGTTCAGCTCCAGCATTTCCACGGCCTTCGGGGAGTTCAGCTGCCCAGACTGGTACCTGTGCAGATGGGAcaagctgcagcacagccccaggaacTTCCCCGCCCAGGGGGACAGTGGCCAGCACCCTCACAGCCCTGACGGTCCTCTAGCCCCAcgtgctgggctggcagcagccccgtGATGGCCACCCCATGGATGTGCCCAGAGACAACACGCAGGCTCTTGTGAGCAGCCTCCATCATGGGAGCTTGACGCTTCCCCAGGCTGCATCCCCCTGGGACAGAGCTGTGGCCACAAGGCCCGGGCTTGACGCAAGGCACATCCACCCCAGGCACCACCACGCAAGAGGAGGCACCCACCGGAGGATGAGCACGCACACCGCCACCAAGGAGTAGGCCAGCAGCGTGCCGATTGACATGAGGTCCACCAGGTCCTTCAGGTCAAGCAGGAAGGCCATCACCGCTGCAACGAGGACATACAGCATAAGCACAGCTCCAGACCGCCACGGGGGCCGagtgggaggcagcagccaggagCCTTACCCGCAAGGAGCCCCGAGGTGATGGTGGCTGACAGAGGGGTCTTCGTGCGGCTGTTGATGCTGGAGAGGAACTTGAAGAGCAGCCCATCCTCCGCCATGGCATAGATCACGCGGGGCATGGGGAACATGGAGCCCAGCAAGCTGCCGTGGGGAGAGATGGCTCAGGGCCTGTCAGGCCAGCTGCACGCGCCCACCACCCAGATGGGGTCGGGACCGGCTCCGTgccaggagcaggagagcagccagACGGGGCAAACCCCCAGGCCAGCCGAATCCCCATGCCATGCCAGGTGGTGTCAGGAATGGAGCCAGTCCTACCTGGTGGAGAGGGCGCAGAGCGAGCCGACGGCAACGGCGTAGCGGGCTGGCTCCCAGCCCACTGCCTTGAAAGCCTCTGGCAGGGGGCTCTCCTTGTTCAGGAGGAAGTAGGGCACCATGAGGGTCAGGGCCGCAGACACCCCGAAATAAGCGACAAAGCAGATGAGGAGGGACACAATGATGCCGATGGGGATCGAGCGCTGTGGGTTCCTGGCTTCCTCCCCTGTGCAGAGACAAGAGGCAGCGTCCATCCCTGCTCCATGGCACACCGTGGGGCAGCTGGCCCCGGGGGGACAAGCTGCAGCAGGGACTTCCCATGGCAGCgtggggctgtgagcagcagggggggggctgttggagaggaggggTCCCCAGTCATGCTGCTGCACGGCCAGGAGCACGCGGCTGCAGCCCTGGCTTCCAGGCACATGGctgcccagcagctgggctcGCAGCCCCCCTGCTATGCCAGCCCTCTgcccccaccagcagctcccgctCCCTGCGGAGCCCACTGAACACGGATCCTCCATGCCCACGGGTACAGCGACGCAGCCGCCAtgccctctgcccccagcctttGCCAAGGCGTGCTCTCCTGCTGCACCACGCTCTCGGCAAGGGGCTCGGCGGCCGGCGtaggagggatggaggcagctgCCAGGCAGCCCCTGGGGGCAGGGAGGCACATGCAGGGAGGTCAGGCAGAACAGCCTGTACCAGCCACCCACTAAGTAGATTCCTGGGGGAATGAGAGGAAATTAAGAGGGCTCCCTGCGCTCCAGAGAGCGGCAGCTCTGCATGAACTCAGTCATTTAGAAAAACGTTGCTTGAGGCTGGGAAACAACCAGGAGGCACCAGCAATTCCCAGGGCTGTTGCAGCCCAGACTCGGCAGCGGAAAGGCTCCCCGCTGCCCCGGGAGCTGCCTGCGCAGGCAGGGTGCAGCCCCACTCCCACCACGCAGTGCTGGGAGCCCCTTTTTctggggcagggcaggctgtGAGCCCTTTTGTACTAGcccagctggggacacagccGCTGCGGGGAAACCTCCCAGGAGCGGTGGGACAGGCTGTTTCCCACGCCATGGAGCATCCtccccagcaggtcccagccAGCCGCCGGCCGCGCTGGGGAAATGCATGTGCCACCGTCGCCCAAGGCAGTACCTGTGGTGGCGATGCAGTCGAAGCCCACGAAGGCATAGAAACAGGTGGCAGCGCCAGTCAGGATCCCTTCCAGTCCAAAGGGGACAAACCCGCCAGAGCCAAAGTCTATTTTTctggaaaggaaggaggagagcagctgctgtggggtgcagggacagaggggctggtgccagccctgtgccagcccctggcctggCACGGTCACTCTCCTCACCTGATGTCATCAGGCGGGTCCGGGTACATGCTGTTGGTGTAGTCCTCCTCCGAGAGCTGCCAGTTCTTGATGTCTCCCTTCACGAAGCCAGCGATGATGACAAAGCCCAGCACCACCAGGTTCACCGCCGTGAAGATTTTGTTCACGAGAGCAGATTCGCTGACGCCAAAGGCCAGCAGCGCTGTGGGGACAGAAGGGGTTAGGGGGGACCTGCCGGGCTCCCGTGCCACCACCCGCGGTGCCACAGAGCCCCTCCTACGCACTCACCAGTAAGCAGCCCAATCAGGATCAGGGCGAAGAAGTCCGGGCGCTCAGCCAGCACCCCTGGCAGGTGCACTGTGGTCTTGTTCATGAAGAAAGTGGAGATGTGGTTGCCGATGATGTTGTCGAATGCTGCGCTCCAGGCTCGAGCCACGCTGGCCGTGCCTGGTCGATGGCAAATCTCCGCATCACTCCAAGTCCAGGGCAGAGCGGCACTggccacccccagcacccacctccctGATGATCCCACCCCACACCCTGCTCCCGCAGCACCACACACTGCCCCCGTGAGCCCCCCACGCTGCCAGTGCAGTGCTGGAAGGAGCACACgtgccagcaccctgcccagccccgtaCCTATAACGTAAGAGAGGATGAGGTTCCAGCCAGTTGTGAAAGCGCAGATCTCGCCGACGGTGACGTAGCTGTAGAGGTAGGCAGAGCCGGTCTTGGGGACACGGGCCCCAAACTCTGCGTAGCAGAGTCCGGCCAGCACTGATGAGAGAGCAGCCACCAGGAAGCAGAGGACGATGGAGGGACCAGCCGTCTCCTTGGCCACCTCCCCAGCCAGCACATACACGCCGGCCCCCAGCGTGCTGCCCACCCCCAGGGCGATGAGGTCCAGCGTGGAGAGGCAGCGAGCAAAACGTGTGTCCTCAGAGCTCAGATCCACCACACGCCGGCGGATCAGCTTCTTCCCAACACTGGTCATTTTTCCCCCGAACATCTTGTCCTCTTGTGGGTGGTGCTCAGCTGCTCAAAACCCCTGCAAGAGAAGGGACCGCAGGAGCATGAAGCCCAGGGTCCTTCAGGCCGCAGAACCCCCGCTGcaaggagcagggcaggcagcgatGCCCACGGGAGTTGTGCCTGCTACCAGCTGACCCGCCAGCACCAAACTCCTGCCACACTCGTGGGGCAGACACCATGGAGGCTCCCTTCAAGGCACCGTGGGGTACACACCCCCCACCTGCGCAGCTCCTGCGCCGGGGGAGCGAGCCAGGGATGAACCCAGCCAGTCCATGGTGGGAAATAGGCTTGTTGCACAAGCCCTGTGTGGTCCCTACCGCGGGGCCCCTGGGCACATCCCAGAGCTTGCCCACTGTCTCACAGCAACTCCCCACTGATTTGGCAGCCTGGAGATCCCTCGGCCCAAACTTGACTGCTGGCACATCCCTCCGGCCTGGCGCGTGGGCGTGCGCAGCAGCGATGGCAGGGAGACAAAGCATTCCTCCAGCGGAGGATTTGGCAAGCTGGGCTGACTCACTGGGACGCAGCCGTTCCTCCTTTGCTCTCAGCATCTGCACTACACCCTCGGCAGGGGTGCGTGGCCAGACACACAGCGCAGGCCCCTGGCGCACATCCCCCcgtgtgatgatgatgatggccGAGCCCGCACACTCTGCAGGCTGCAATCACCCTAAACATGTGATACCCACACTCCCCTTGCTCACAGCAGCCACCCATCCCCAAAAAGCTCTGGGAGACAAGCACAGGCAGCCGGCACAGGGTGAGAGGAACCACAAGGAAAGCAGCGCCCGATgcccacagccacagctggcacccCATGCCCAGTGCTGGACCACCTGCCCACCAGCACCTTCTCCCCACCAGCTGCTCCCTTTGTTGGGAAACAAAACACTCCCAAGCCAAGCACAGGGGCAGGACCAATGCGGCACTGTATGGATCAGCATAAATACACACAAGGATAACTTTGTGACCTTCTTCCACTGAGGGGGATCACCAGGGTTGCAGTGGCAGCCACCAGCTCAGCTGCTTCCCCATAACAAGAAAACCAGCCTGTTTCTGGG
The sequence above is drawn from the Rissa tridactyla isolate bRisTri1 chromosome 9, bRisTri1.patW.cur.20221130, whole genome shotgun sequence genome and encodes:
- the SLC7A3 gene encoding cationic amino acid transporter 3 gives rise to the protein MFGGKMTSVGKKLIRRRVVDLSSEDTRFARCLSTLDLIALGVGSTLGAGVYVLAGEVAKETAGPSIVLCFLVAALSSVLAGLCYAEFGARVPKTGSAYLYSYVTVGEICAFTTGWNLILSYVIGTASVARAWSAAFDNIIGNHISTFFMNKTTVHLPGVLAERPDFFALILIGLLTALLAFGVSESALVNKIFTAVNLVVLGFVIIAGFVKGDIKNWQLSEEDYTNSMYPDPPDDIRKIDFGSGGFVPFGLEGILTGAATCFYAFVGFDCIATTGEEARNPQRSIPIGIIVSLLICFVAYFGVSAALTLMVPYFLLNKESPLPEAFKAVGWEPARYAVAVGSLCALSTSLLGSMFPMPRVIYAMAEDGLLFKFLSSINSRTKTPLSATITSGLLAAVMAFLLDLKDLVDLMSIGTLLAYSLVAVCVLILRYQSGQLNSPKAVEMLELNGNEEERVIMNPTIATTSAQQKETLSLATLFNPPTNTPTALSGRIVYVCVSVIATLITVICIVLTLKVNALKDASVGWIVALVLLLVALLIPTIIVWRQPQSNARLNFKVPFLPLLPIFSIFVNILLMVQLSAGTWVRFAIWMVVGFMIYFGYGIRNSVEGKNMEEACTTVEKPLHHPGLDLSPGAAAV